One window of the Brevibacterium limosum genome contains the following:
- a CDS encoding NAD-dependent succinate-semialdehyde dehydrogenase produces the protein MDITPIIDKLGTGLFINGRWREAEGGKTIDVRNPATGEIITTVADGSAADAEEAITVAGDTQADWAATSPRERSEILRRTFELLHDRADDIAAVMTAEMGKPFAESKGEVTYGAEFFRWFSEEAVRIEGDYSQSPDGKNRMLISREPVGPCILITPWNFPLAMGARKIGPAVAAGCTMVFKPAKLTPLTSLMLVDVLVEAGLPAGVLNLVTSDSARRVVTPWMESGIARKVTFTGSTEVGVGLIKQAADSVMKTSMELGGNAPFVVFADADIDKAVEGAVVAKMRNGGEACTAANRMFVHSSLAEEFSSRLAERIGAMKVGNGLDEGTEMGPLVDQDTLDKVAGLVDEAVAKGANVLTGGARIDGDGFFYTPTVMTDIPDDAEIRTTEIFGPVAPIVTFDTDEQGIALANETEFGLVGYLYSENVERALGLADKMEVGMVGLNTGLVSNPAAPFGGVKMSGLGREGGRVGIDEFLEVKYVALPRS, from the coding sequence GTGGATATCACTCCGATCATCGACAAACTGGGCACCGGCCTGTTCATCAACGGCCGGTGGCGCGAGGCCGAGGGCGGCAAGACCATCGACGTCCGCAATCCCGCCACCGGCGAGATCATCACCACCGTGGCCGACGGCTCCGCCGCCGATGCCGAAGAGGCCATCACGGTCGCCGGTGACACACAGGCAGACTGGGCGGCCACCTCGCCGCGCGAGCGCTCCGAGATCCTGCGCCGGACCTTCGAACTGCTGCACGACCGCGCCGACGACATCGCCGCGGTGATGACCGCCGAGATGGGCAAGCCGTTCGCCGAGTCCAAGGGCGAGGTCACCTACGGCGCCGAGTTCTTCCGCTGGTTCTCCGAAGAGGCCGTGCGCATCGAGGGCGACTACTCACAGTCCCCGGACGGCAAGAACCGCATGCTCATCTCGCGCGAGCCCGTCGGCCCCTGCATTCTCATCACCCCGTGGAACTTCCCGCTGGCCATGGGCGCCCGCAAGATCGGACCCGCCGTCGCCGCCGGCTGCACGATGGTGTTCAAGCCTGCGAAGCTGACCCCGCTGACCTCGCTCATGCTCGTCGACGTCCTCGTCGAAGCCGGCCTGCCCGCCGGCGTGCTCAACCTCGTCACCTCCGACTCCGCGCGCCGCGTCGTCACTCCCTGGATGGAGTCCGGCATCGCCCGCAAGGTCACATTCACCGGGTCCACCGAGGTCGGGGTGGGGCTGATCAAGCAGGCCGCCGACAGCGTCATGAAGACTTCGATGGAGCTCGGCGGCAACGCGCCGTTCGTCGTCTTCGCCGACGCCGACATCGACAAGGCCGTCGAAGGCGCGGTGGTCGCGAAGATGCGCAACGGCGGTGAGGCCTGCACCGCGGCGAACCGCATGTTCGTCCATTCCTCTCTGGCCGAGGAGTTCTCCTCGAGGCTGGCCGAACGCATCGGTGCGATGAAGGTGGGCAACGGCCTCGACGAAGGAACCGAGATGGGTCCGCTCGTCGACCAGGACACCCTCGACAAGGTCGCCGGCCTCGTCGATGAGGCCGTGGCCAAGGGAGCGAATGTCCTCACCGGCGGGGCCAGGATCGACGGTGACGGCTTCTTCTACACCCCGACAGTGATGACCGACATTCCCGATGACGCCGAGATCCGGACGACGGAGATCTTCGGCCCCGTGGCCCCGATCGTCACCTTCGACACCGACGAACAGGGCATCGCCTTGGCCAATGAGACCGAGTTCGGCCTCGTCGGCTACCTGTACAGCGAGAACGTCGAACGCGCTCTCGGCCTCGCCGACAAGATGGAAGTGGGCATGGTCGGGCTCAACACCGGCCTGGTCTCGAACCCGGCGGCGCCGTTCGGCGGAGTGAAGATGTCCGGCCTCGGCCGCGAGGGCGGCCGCGTCGGCATCGACGAGTTCCTCGAGGTCAAGTACGTGGCCCTGCCCCGCAGCTGA